The Streptomyces sp. Alt3 genome has a segment encoding these proteins:
- a CDS encoding SDR family oxidoreductase, translating into MEDRFSGKVVLITGGGSGLGRSAAVRVAAEGARLALVDVSEQGLADTAAAVEKAAPGTEVLRITADVSSEPDTRRYVSATVEAYGRIDGFFNNAGIEGKQNLTEDFGSDEFDRVVSINLRGVFLGLKYVLPVMKGQGSGSVVNTASVGGIRGVGNQSGYAAAKHGVVGLTRNSGVEYGQFGVSVKAIAPGAIMTPMVEASLKQIDADNWEKAGEAFVSVNPMKRFGRPEEVGNLVAFLLSEESGFINATVIPIDGGQSEQY; encoded by the coding sequence ATGGAAGACCGGTTCAGCGGCAAGGTCGTCCTCATCACCGGCGGCGGTTCGGGCCTCGGCCGTTCGGCGGCCGTGCGGGTCGCGGCGGAAGGCGCCCGGCTCGCGCTCGTCGACGTCAGCGAGCAGGGGCTCGCGGACACGGCGGCCGCGGTGGAGAAGGCCGCCCCCGGCACCGAGGTCCTGCGGATCACCGCCGACGTCAGCTCCGAGCCGGACACGCGGCGGTACGTCTCCGCCACGGTCGAGGCGTACGGACGCATCGACGGCTTCTTCAACAACGCGGGCATCGAGGGCAAGCAGAACCTCACCGAGGACTTCGGCTCCGACGAGTTCGACCGCGTCGTCTCGATCAACCTCCGCGGCGTGTTCCTCGGCCTCAAGTACGTGCTCCCGGTCATGAAGGGCCAGGGCTCCGGCTCCGTCGTGAACACGGCTTCCGTCGGCGGCATACGGGGCGTGGGCAACCAGTCCGGTTACGCGGCGGCCAAGCACGGCGTCGTCGGTCTCACCCGCAACTCCGGTGTGGAGTACGGGCAGTTCGGCGTCTCGGTCAAGGCGATCGCCCCCGGAGCCATCATGACCCCGATGGTCGAGGCCTCGCTCAAGCAGATCGACGCGGACAACTGGGAGAAGGCCGGCGAGGCCTTCGTCAGCGTCAACCCGATGAAGCGCTTCGGCAGGCCCGAGGAGGTCGGCAACCTGGTCGCGTTCCTGCTCTCCGAGGAGTCCGGCTTCATCAACGCCACCGTCATCCCGATCGACGGCGGCCAGTCCGAGCAGTACTGA
- a CDS encoding TetR/AcrR family transcriptional regulator: MGAVTPPKQDRSRATRQRLLASAVACLAEHGWAGSTVTVVAEHAGVSRGAAQHHFPTREDLFTGAVEYVAEERSAALRALPVQGRTAVIAALVDLYTGPLFRAALQLWVAASNEAQLRPRVTELEARVGRETHRIAVELLRADETRPGVRETVQGLLDMARGLGLANVLTDDRARRERVVAQWAALLDEALG; the protein is encoded by the coding sequence ATGGGTGCTGTGACGCCCCCGAAGCAGGACAGGAGCCGCGCCACCCGGCAGCGGCTCCTGGCGTCGGCGGTGGCCTGCCTGGCCGAACACGGCTGGGCGGGCTCCACGGTCACCGTCGTCGCCGAGCACGCCGGGGTCTCGCGGGGAGCCGCCCAGCACCACTTCCCGACCCGCGAGGACCTGTTCACCGGCGCCGTCGAGTACGTCGCCGAGGAGCGCTCCGCCGCCCTGCGCGCCCTGCCCGTCCAGGGCCGCACGGCGGTGATCGCTGCCCTGGTCGACCTCTACACGGGGCCGCTCTTCCGCGCTGCCCTCCAGCTCTGGGTCGCCGCCTCGAATGAAGCCCAGCTGAGGCCCCGCGTCACCGAACTGGAGGCCCGCGTCGGCCGGGAGACCCACCGGATCGCCGTGGAACTCCTCCGCGCCGACGAGACCCGCCCCGGCGTCCGCGAGACGGTCCAGGGCCTGCTCGACATGGCCCGCGGCCTGGGTCTGGCCAACGTCCTGACGGACGACAGGGCACGGCGGGAGAGGGTGGTCGCGCAGTGGGCGGCCCTGCTGGACGAGGCGCTGGGCTGA
- the pdxH gene encoding pyridoxamine 5'-phosphate oxidase: MREQYRSEDFTEKDLAADPMEQFAHWFRQVAGGGALHEPNAMVVSTADSRGRPSSRTVLLKHYDARGFVFFTNYGSRKGRELTANPYVSLLFPWHPLARQVIVTGRAVRVGREETVAYFRTRPHGSQLGAWASDQSAVIGSRQELVDRYEELAARYPEGEKVPAPPQWGGFRVVPDAIEFWQGHENRLHDRLRYVRESPESGWHVERLCP; the protein is encoded by the coding sequence ATGCGCGAGCAGTACCGCTCCGAGGACTTCACCGAGAAGGATCTCGCGGCGGACCCCATGGAGCAGTTCGCCCACTGGTTCCGCCAGGTCGCCGGGGGCGGGGCGCTGCACGAGCCCAACGCGATGGTTGTCTCCACGGCCGACTCCAGGGGCCGGCCGTCCTCCCGGACGGTGCTGCTGAAGCACTACGACGCGCGCGGCTTCGTCTTCTTCACCAACTACGGCTCCCGCAAGGGCCGGGAACTGACGGCGAACCCCTACGTCTCGCTGCTCTTCCCCTGGCACCCGCTCGCCCGCCAGGTCATCGTCACCGGCAGGGCCGTCCGCGTCGGCCGGGAGGAGACGGTGGCGTACTTCCGCACCCGTCCGCACGGCTCCCAGCTGGGTGCGTGGGCGAGCGACCAGTCGGCCGTGATCGGCTCCCGGCAGGAGCTGGTGGACCGTTACGAGGAGCTCGCGGCCCGTTACCCCGAGGGCGAGAAGGTCCCGGCGCCCCCGCAGTGGGGCGGCTTCCGGGTCGTGCCGGACGCGATCGAGTTCTGGCAGGGGCACGAGAACCGGCTGCACGACCGGCTGCGGTACGTGCGGGAGAGCCCGGAGTCGGGCTGGCACGTGGAGCGCCTCTGCCCCTGA
- a CDS encoding enoyl-CoA hydratase family protein, which yields MTLAPPSHDRGITTLTLDSPSNRNALSAALVGELTEALAGCAGDDSVRAVVLTHTGNTFCAGADLTAPPEPAAFVGLMRAIVALPKPVLARVTGHVRAGGLGLLGACDISAAGPDATFALTESRLGLAPAVISLPLLPRLDPRAAARYYLTGERFDAEEAARIGLITLAAGPEDVDKALVPVLDGLRRASPQGLAASKELVTASVLESFDQYAEDLIARSAALFASDDAREGMTAFLERRDPAWVL from the coding sequence ATGACCCTGGCACCCCCGTCCCACGACCGGGGCATCACCACCCTCACCCTCGACTCCCCGTCGAACCGCAACGCACTCTCCGCGGCGCTGGTCGGTGAGCTGACCGAGGCGCTGGCCGGCTGCGCGGGCGACGACTCGGTGCGCGCGGTCGTCCTCACCCACACCGGCAACACGTTCTGCGCGGGCGCCGACCTGACCGCACCACCCGAACCGGCAGCCTTCGTCGGCCTGATGCGGGCGATCGTCGCCCTGCCCAAACCCGTCCTCGCCCGTGTCACCGGCCACGTCCGGGCCGGCGGGCTCGGGCTCCTCGGAGCGTGCGACATCTCGGCGGCGGGTCCCGACGCCACCTTCGCCCTCACCGAGTCCCGGCTGGGCCTCGCCCCCGCCGTCATCTCCCTGCCCCTGCTGCCCCGGCTCGACCCGCGCGCCGCCGCCCGCTACTACCTCACCGGGGAACGCTTCGACGCGGAGGAGGCGGCCCGCATCGGCCTCATCACGCTGGCCGCCGGTCCCGAAGACGTGGACAAGGCGCTCGTACCGGTACTGGACGGACTGCGCAGGGCGTCACCGCAGGGGCTGGCGGCTTCGAAGGAGCTGGTCACGGCTAGTGTGCTGGAGAGTTTCGACCAGTACGCAGAAGACCTCATCGCCCGCTCGGCGGCGCTCTTCGCCTCCGACGACGCACGGGAGGGGATGACGGCCTTCCTGGAACGACGGGATCCCGCATGGGTGCTGTGA
- a CDS encoding DUF6232 family protein: MAAQVTINEGVLWVGGEAYPLRNISHVGQRELTVDKSAVWKTFILRTIGWLILGGIIAAVFDTVGTIIFLAVEAFLIWKLVSALQRPPVYGLVLNTSGTQREAIWSTRQPEIQQLVHEITKAIGNPDVAQTIINVAHAVQGDFIQQYGSGSVGKAQHSGSGSIGGS, translated from the coding sequence GTGGCGGCCCAAGTAACAATCAACGAAGGTGTGTTGTGGGTGGGCGGCGAAGCGTATCCGCTGCGCAACATATCCCACGTCGGTCAGCGCGAGCTGACCGTCGACAAGAGCGCCGTGTGGAAGACGTTCATCCTTCGAACCATCGGCTGGCTCATTCTCGGCGGCATCATCGCCGCCGTGTTCGACACGGTGGGGACGATCATCTTTCTCGCCGTCGAAGCCTTCCTGATATGGAAGTTGGTCTCCGCTCTGCAGAGGCCGCCGGTGTACGGCCTGGTCCTCAACACCTCCGGCACCCAGCGTGAAGCCATCTGGTCCACGCGGCAGCCGGAGATCCAGCAGCTCGTCCACGAGATCACCAAGGCGATCGGCAACCCCGACGTCGCGCAGACGATCATCAACGTGGCACACGCTGTGCAGGGCGACTTCATCCAGCAGTACGGATCAGGCAGCGTCGGCAAGGCTCAGCACAGCGGCAGCGGGAGCATCGGGGGATCATGA
- a CDS encoding citrate synthase 2, producing MSDFVPGLEGVVAFETEIAEPDKEGGSLRYRGVDIEDLVGHVSFGNVWGLLVDGAFNPGLPPAEPFPIPVHSGDIRVDVQSALAMLAPVWGLKPLLDIDEETARNDLARAAVMALSYVAQSARGQGLPMVPQSEIDKAESVVERFMIRWRGEPDPKHVKAVDAYWTSAAEHGMNASTFTARVIASTGADVSAALSGAVGAMSGPLHGGAPSRVLGMIEEIERTGDATAYVKQALDKGERLMGFGHRVYRAEDPRARVLRRTARELAAPRFEVAEALEKAALEELHARRPDRVLATNVEFWAAIVLDFAEVPAHMFTSMFSCARTAGWSAHILEQKRTGRLVRPSATYVGPGTRDPRSIPGYDQLADLGN from the coding sequence ATGTCCGACTTCGTACCCGGACTTGAAGGAGTCGTCGCGTTCGAGACGGAGATCGCCGAACCCGACAAGGAAGGCGGCTCGCTGCGCTACCGCGGCGTCGACATCGAGGACCTCGTCGGCCATGTGTCGTTCGGCAACGTCTGGGGCCTGCTGGTGGACGGGGCGTTCAACCCCGGTCTGCCGCCCGCCGAGCCGTTCCCGATCCCCGTGCACTCCGGTGACATCCGGGTCGACGTGCAGTCCGCACTCGCCATGCTCGCACCGGTGTGGGGCCTGAAACCCCTGCTCGACATCGACGAGGAGACCGCGCGCAACGACCTGGCGCGGGCCGCCGTGATGGCTCTGTCGTACGTGGCCCAGTCGGCCCGCGGCCAGGGGCTGCCGATGGTCCCGCAGAGCGAGATCGACAAGGCGGAGTCCGTGGTCGAGCGGTTCATGATCCGCTGGCGCGGCGAGCCGGACCCGAAGCACGTCAAGGCCGTCGACGCCTACTGGACGTCGGCCGCCGAGCACGGGATGAACGCCTCGACGTTCACCGCCCGGGTCATCGCGTCCACCGGTGCGGACGTGTCGGCGGCGCTGTCCGGGGCGGTGGGCGCCATGTCGGGCCCCCTCCACGGCGGGGCCCCGTCCCGGGTCCTCGGCATGATCGAGGAGATCGAGCGGACGGGCGACGCCACGGCGTACGTGAAGCAGGCCCTGGACAAGGGTGAGCGCCTGATGGGCTTCGGCCACCGCGTCTACCGCGCCGAGGACCCCCGCGCCCGCGTCCTGCGGCGCACGGCCCGTGAGCTGGCCGCCCCGCGCTTCGAGGTGGCGGAGGCCCTGGAGAAGGCGGCCCTGGAGGAGCTCCACGCCCGCCGCCCGGACCGTGTCCTGGCGACGAACGTGGAGTTCTGGGCAGCGATCGTCCTGGACTTCGCCGAGGTCCCGGCGCACATGTTCACGTCGATGTTCAGCTGTGCCCGCACCGCGGGCTGGTCGGCGCACATCCTGGAGCAGAAGCGGACGGGCCGGCTGGTGCGCCCGTCGGCGACCTACGTCGGCCCCGGCACGCGCGACCCCCGCTCGATCCCGGGCTACGACCAGCTGGCGGATCTGGGGAACTGA
- a CDS encoding TetR/AcrR family transcriptional regulator — MDDERPAARPRRGPHRDPQAHEAVLTATRELVAELGYKGVTMDRIASRAGVARMTVYRWWPNKAAVITEAVADRLAPVPAPDTGDVREDALLWLRNLVRTLTLLGDPSVVTGALTERGEAGRADLRDLLRAHAERAALLLRNGVARGGLPEGLPVDTIVDSWTGYVVYRTVFLGQEITEADLLGLVRLLPEPGEATPGASGAGTG; from the coding sequence ATGGACGACGAACGCCCCGCAGCACGCCCCCGTCGCGGCCCGCACCGCGACCCGCAAGCTCATGAGGCGGTCCTGACGGCCACGCGGGAGCTGGTGGCCGAGCTGGGCTACAAGGGCGTGACGATGGACCGCATCGCCTCACGGGCGGGGGTGGCCCGGATGACGGTCTACCGCTGGTGGCCGAACAAGGCGGCCGTGATCACCGAGGCGGTCGCCGACCGGCTCGCCCCCGTACCGGCCCCCGACACGGGTGACGTGCGCGAGGACGCGCTGCTCTGGCTGCGCAACCTGGTGCGGACCCTGACCCTGCTCGGCGACCCCAGTGTGGTGACGGGTGCGCTGACCGAGCGCGGGGAGGCCGGCCGGGCGGATCTGCGGGACCTCCTGCGCGCCCATGCCGAGCGGGCCGCGCTGCTGCTGCGCAACGGCGTGGCCCGGGGCGGGCTCCCGGAGGGGCTGCCGGTGGACACGATCGTCGACAGCTGGACCGGTTACGTCGTGTACCGGACGGTGTTCCTGGGCCAGGAGATCACCGAGGCCGACCTCCTCGGCCTCGTACGGCTGCTGCCGGAGCCGGGCGAGGCGACTCCCGGGGCCTCGGGCGCCGGGACGGGCTGA